A portion of the Podospora pseudoanserina strain CBS 124.78 chromosome 2, whole genome shotgun sequence genome contains these proteins:
- a CDS encoding hypothetical protein (COG:C; EggNog:ENOG503NZFE), which translates to MPDLMKAVDIKNGKGPASALFINPSTPIPHPPAGHALVRIKAFGLNRMDLLQREGNYPLPPQAPSTLGVEFSGTIVSFGGDEPNQEHEHFKKGDEVFGLAYGGAYAEYISVSTRMLLHKPNWLSFEQAAGIPETWITALQALDFVLGAVESVGGEGDICYGWHGEKIKFIEGTLGAMKGFNYKSEDWVKGVLEATGGKGVDLIVDFVGGSYFEKNLDVVARDGRLVMLGLMGGMQTPDRVNIGKLLYKRVRVEGSTLRSRDEEYQGKLRDRLEQEYLPKFEKGELKVFVDRVLPWEEIQKGHEVLEGNETMGKVICTIS; encoded by the exons ATGCCTGATCTCATGAAAGCAGTCG ACATCAAAAACGGCAAAGGCCCCGCCTCAgccctcttcatcaacccctccacccccatcccccatcccccagcAGGCCACGCCCTCGTCAGAATCAAGGCCTTTGGCCTCAACCGTATGGATCTCCTCCAAAGAGAAGGGAActaccccctccctccccaggcACCGTCCACCCTAGGAGTAGAATTCAGCGGCACGATCGTCTCTTTCGGTGGAGACGAGCCAAACCAGGAACATGAGCACTTCAAGAAGGGAGACGAGGTCTTCGGTTTGGCTTATGGTGGGGCGTATGCGGAGTACATCTCTGTCTCTACCCGGATGCTCTTGCATAAACCGAACTGGTTGTCGTTTGAGCAGGCGGCTGGGATACCAGAGACGTGGATTACCGCGCTTCAAGCGTTGGATTTTGTGCTGGGGG CTGTCGAGAGTGTCGGGGGCGAAGGAGATATATGCTACGGCTGGCACGGGGAGAAGATCAAGTTCATTGAGGGGACGTTGGGGGCGATGAAGGGGTTTAATTACAAGAGCGAGGATTGGGTgaagggggttttggaggctacgggtgggaagggggtggatcTTATTGTTGATTTTGTTGGGGGGAGTTACTTTGAGAAGAATCTGGATGTGGTGGCGAGGGATGGGAGGCTTGTGatgctggggttgatggggggcaTGCAGACGCCGGATAGGGTTAATATTGGGAAGCTGTTGTAtaagagggtgagggtggaggggagtaCGTTGAGGAGTAGGGATGAGGAGTATCAGGGGAAGCTGAGGGATAGGTTGGAGCAGGAGTATCTTCCAAAGTTTGAGAAGGGTGAGCTGAAGGTGTTTGTTGATAGGGTTTTGCCTTGGGAGGAGATTCAGAAGGGACatgaggtgttggaggggaatgaGACCATGGGGAAGGTCATTTGCACAATCTCATAA
- a CDS encoding hypothetical protein (EggNog:ENOG503P60V; COG:S), which produces MEPGRLAGGGLCFAEMAPPHVPDDTYHEGAVLEIQRHLPPEPFGIVGRIRYKLPEKRSEWNAFWSSATYWCRKSRVELILAHPPITTTEVKNPESRKFTITQIIQFNEHTEGQTVFEGVIISANGKRNEVIAKVHDGAYYSLDERFGNSCDTACPDVMTKADLHYYTESSRI; this is translated from the exons ATGGAGCCTGGGCGGTTGGCGGGGGGAGG TCTCTGTTTTGCCGAAATGGCCCCTCCGCATGTGCCCGACGATACCTATCATGAGGGAGCGGTGCTTGAGATTCAGCGACATCTACCACCGGAACCATTTGGCATTGTGGGACGCATTCGCTATAAACTCCCGGAGAAGAGAAGCGAGTGGAATGCGTTCTGGTCGAGTGCCACCTACTGGTGTCGGAAAAGCCGAGTCGAGCTTATTTTGGCTCATCCCCCCATCACGACAACCGAAGTCAAGAATCCTGAAAGTCGCAAGTTCACCATCACTCAGATCATTCAGTTCAATGAGCATACGGAAGGTCAAACGGTCTTCGAGGGAGTCATCATATCGGCGAACGGAAAACGCAACGAAGTGATCGCTAAAGTTCACGATGGCGCTTATTACTCTCTGGATGAACGCTTCGGCAACTCTTGCGACACCGCCTGCCCGGATGTGATGACGAAAGCGGACCTGCATTATTACACTGAGTCCTCGCGCATATGA
- a CDS encoding hypothetical protein (EggNog:ENOG503NYW9; COG:Q) has translation MPIPELDLATRAPESDAAEDQQDSPALSAIAAPTPPPEQPQLCDNCVSDRPTPAGSGAPQGELTTLGGIDVYITKPPSYPSTPARLLLLLTGGTGLKSTNNQLQADLFSIEGNYVVVMPDLFSGDPAPNSQVKEDDPDIQAGDGGGFLGMFKLKAVETAKSFMIDMWLARHTEDKILPIIHKVLDAAKEEFADAVGNGGGVYAVGYCIGGRYVLLLGQQREKRGEDVEQGDVKEGPWIKAGAVAHATMVSRQDFVGLKAPVSLVNVESDPMFPDEVRVAGEDEMRKGGVEHEVKVYPGVPHGFAVVGEYEDGNIKEAQKTAYGQMLKWLQHH, from the exons ATGCCTATCCCAGAACTTGATCTAGCTACCCGAGCTCCCGAGAGCGACGCTGCCGAAGACCAGCAAGACTCTCCAGCTCTTTCTGCCATTGCcgctccaactcctcctccggaGCAACCACAACTATGCGACAATTGCGTATCTGACAGACCAACTCCAGCTGGCAGTGGAGCGCCACAAGGAGAGCTCACTACTCTCGGCGGGATAGAT GTCTACATaaccaaacccccatcctacccctccaccccagcccGGCTACTCCTCCTCTTAACAGGCGGCACCGGTCTCAagtcaaccaacaaccagctccAGGCcgacctcttctccatcgaGGGCAACTACGTCGTCGTCATGCCAGATCTCTTCTCTGGCGACCCGGCGCCAAATTCCCAAGTCAAGGAAGACGACCCCGACATCCAAGCCGGCGATGGGGGAGGCTTCTTAGGGATGTTTAAACTCAAGGCTGTGGAGACGGCCAAGAGCTTCATGATTGACATGTGGCTTGCGCGACACACCGAAGACAAGATCCTACCCATCATCCACAAGGTTCTGGACGCGgcaaaggaggagtttgCGGATGCggttgggaatggtgggggggtgtaTGCGGTGGGGTATTGCATAGGGGGACGGTATGTCCTGTTACTGGGGCAAcagagggagaaaaggggggaggatgtggagcagGGGGATGTCAAGGAGGGACCGTGGATCAAGGCGGGTGCGGTGGCGCATGCGACGATGGTGTCGAGGCAGGATTTTGTGGGGTTGAAGGCACCGGTTAGCTTGGTCAATGTGGAGAGCGATCCTATGTTTCCTGATGAGGTGAgggttgctggggaggatgagatgaggaaggggggggtggagcaTGAGGTGAAGGTTTATCCTGGGGTTCCGCATG GTTTTGCTGTTGTGGGGGAGTATGAGGATGGGAATATCAAGGAGGCGCAGAAGACGGCGTATGGACAGATGTTGAAGTGGTTACAGCATCATTGA